One stretch of Nicotiana tabacum cultivar K326 chromosome 18, ASM71507v2, whole genome shotgun sequence DNA includes these proteins:
- the LOC142172630 gene encoding protein FAR1-RELATED SEQUENCE 4-like: MNCFSNVAIKGHFEFKVVRSISTRYSLTCNDDRCRWCVRAFRIKDSTLFKIVKHDCSVNTRKADQRHATSKLISGYIIDNLRDPRFEVTPAFVMAEMQKLHGLDIGYHKAWRAIQHASALIRGSPEENYELLCSYLYMMTSKNPGTYTNIKIDDNNRFLYMFYAYGSSIAGWNHCRPVIAIDATFLKLKYRGVLMISVSKDANNQIFPLAFGIAESENNNSYEWYFSQLRNAIGSRENLIFLSDRHQAIANGIVKVYPESHHGICIYHLEQNLKRRKVKSEVIKLFQSAARVYKRKEFDIYMSDIANVDKKTYDYLMEEPPERWARSCSPQRRYDMLTTNIVESMNSVLLEAMELPILRMMDFIQVKLQHWFYERRNKAEGTFYDVSCWVEEELKNRIDLAFTLNVFPVDSWRHTDSWIVPESVKSQIVKPPDFKVPPGRRQKKRHIPATEPSKITFKCGRCRRIGHNRTACIYSPALHPFSRKHREE, encoded by the exons ATGAATTGTTTTTCTAATGTAGCAATCAAAGGACATTTTGAATTCAAAGTTGTTAGATCAATCTCAACAAGATATTCGTTGACATGCAATGATGATAGGTGTCGTTGGTGTGTGCGtgctttcagaattaaagacTCAACATTATTCAAGATAGTAAAGCATGACTGCTCTGTTAACACTAGGAAAGCAGATCAAAGGCATGCTACTTCAAAGTTGATTAGTGGTTACATTATCGATAATCTTCGGGACCCAAGATTTGAAGTTACACCAGCTTTTGTCATGGCAGAGATGCAAAAATTGCATGGACTAGACATTGGATATCACAAGGCGTGGCGTGCTATTCAACATGCTTCCGCTTTAATAAGAGGAAGTCCCGAAGAAAATTATGAATTATTGTgttcatacttgtatatgatGACAAGTAAAAACCCGGGAACTTATACTAACATAAAGATAGACGACAACAACAG gtttctttatatgttttatgcatatGGATCATCGATAGCTGGTTGGAATCATTGTAGACCAGTGATTGCTATTGATGCGACTTTTTTGAAGTTAAAATATCgtggtgttttaatgatttcagTTTCAAAAGATGCAAATAACCAAATTTTCCCATTAGCCTTTGGAATAGCAGAATCTGAAAACAACAATTCCTATGAGTGGTACTTTAGTCAGCTTCGCAATGCAATTGGGAGCCGTgagaatttgatttttttatcaGACAGGCATCAAGCTATTGCAAATGGAATTGTAAAGGTATATCCTGAAAGCCATCATGGGATTTGCATCTATCATTTGGAGCAGAACCTAAAGCGAAGAAAGGTGAAAAGTGAGGTCATAAAACTTTTCCAAAGTGCTGCAAGAGTATACAAGCGTAAAGAATTTGACATATACATGTCAGATATTGCAAATGTAGATAAGAAAACTTATGACTACTTGATGGAAGAACCACCGGAAAGATGGGCACGTTCTTGTAGTCCACAACGAAGAtatgacatgctcacaacaaacATAGTTGAGTCGATGAATTCAGTCCTATTAGAAGCAATGGAGCTGCCTATACTAAGAATGATGGATTTCATTCAAGTGAAGCTACAACATTGgttttatgaaagaagaaataaagcaGAAGGAACATTTTATGATGTTTCATGTTGGGTAGAGGAGGAATTGAAGAACAGAATAGATTTAGCATTTACTTTGAAC GTCTTCCCTGTTGATTCATGGC GACATACTGATTCATGGATTGTACCAGAGAGTGTTAAGTCACAAATTGTTAAACCTCCAGATTTCAAAGTGCCACCAGGTAGAAGGCAAAAGAAAAGGCATATTCCTGCTACCGAGccatcaaaaataacattcaaatgTGGTCGTTGCAGAAGAATTGGTCATAATAGAACAGCTTGTATATATTCTCCGGCACTCCATCCATTTTCAAGAAAGCATAGAGAAGAGTAG